In Actinoplanes derwentensis, the following proteins share a genomic window:
- a CDS encoding alpha/beta fold hydrolase, whose translation MAVLVAVTGSAVPVRAAPPAAVTWGSCPPARPAGFECATVPVPIDYRRPEGRSIGIAMVRHPATDPVKRIGSLFLNPGGPGGSGLNMAVSIAGRAASDPLVARLAESFDIIGFDPRGVGESAPIECWDAAETDRRFVAADATPGPETAAFARAVRDGRDFAAACAAKNDELLPFIGTEYVARDLDRLRVAVGDSKLTYFGASYGTYIGTVYANLFPQRSRALVLDGAYDPVRYTTGAYAQDAPQNTAVDRAADRFFAWCADPAAQCPFGAGDPAAAFDRLVARLDREPVTRTVTNPQTGSVTTYVTDGYLLLYQLMLKLNGGRAAYRTIAGSLAQADQGGGPYLESRVGPYSANVAVECNDRWFPRSLDDLRRGLRTVAAASGRFGPALAYGPPGYDQSHGAVCTQWTAPRLSRFTGSFTAAGAPPILVAGNTGDPDVPYQDAVALAATLDSGHLLTYRANRHVAFLSSRCASAVMVDYLIGTALPSDGVVCDDEPATPAPAA comes from the coding sequence ATGGCGGTGCTCGTCGCCGTCACGGGTTCCGCCGTACCGGTCCGGGCCGCCCCTCCCGCCGCGGTCACGTGGGGTTCGTGCCCGCCGGCCCGACCGGCGGGATTCGAATGCGCGACCGTGCCCGTCCCCATCGACTACCGGCGGCCCGAAGGCCGCTCGATCGGCATCGCGATGGTGCGTCATCCCGCCACCGACCCGGTCAAGCGGATCGGGTCGCTGTTCCTCAACCCCGGTGGCCCGGGTGGGTCCGGCCTCAACATGGCCGTCAGCATCGCTGGCCGGGCCGCGTCCGATCCGCTGGTCGCGCGGCTGGCGGAGAGCTTCGACATCATCGGGTTCGACCCGCGTGGCGTCGGCGAGAGCGCGCCGATCGAGTGCTGGGACGCGGCCGAGACCGACCGGCGGTTCGTGGCCGCCGACGCCACTCCCGGCCCGGAGACGGCCGCGTTCGCGCGAGCGGTGCGGGACGGCCGCGACTTCGCCGCGGCCTGCGCGGCGAAGAACGACGAACTACTGCCCTTCATCGGTACGGAGTACGTCGCCCGTGACCTGGACCGGCTCCGGGTCGCCGTCGGGGACAGCAAGCTGACGTACTTCGGGGCGTCCTACGGCACCTACATCGGCACCGTCTACGCCAACCTGTTCCCGCAGCGCAGCCGGGCGCTCGTCCTGGACGGCGCCTACGACCCGGTGCGGTACACGACCGGGGCGTACGCCCAGGACGCACCCCAGAACACCGCTGTCGACCGGGCCGCCGACCGGTTCTTCGCCTGGTGCGCCGACCCGGCCGCACAGTGCCCGTTCGGTGCCGGCGACCCGGCCGCGGCGTTCGATCGGCTGGTCGCCCGGCTCGACCGGGAACCTGTCACCCGGACGGTCACCAACCCGCAGACCGGGTCGGTCACCACCTACGTGACCGACGGTTACCTCCTGCTCTATCAGCTCATGTTGAAGCTCAACGGTGGCCGTGCCGCGTACCGCACGATCGCCGGCTCGCTCGCCCAGGCGGACCAGGGCGGCGGGCCCTACCTGGAGAGCCGGGTCGGACCGTACAGCGCCAACGTCGCCGTGGAGTGCAACGACCGATGGTTCCCGCGCTCCCTCGACGACCTGCGGCGGGGCCTGCGCACCGTCGCCGCGGCGTCCGGCCGGTTCGGTCCGGCGCTGGCCTACGGACCGCCCGGCTACGACCAGTCGCACGGCGCGGTCTGCACCCAGTGGACGGCCCCGCGGCTGAGCCGGTTCACCGGCTCCTTCACCGCGGCGGGCGCCCCGCCGATCCTGGTCGCGGGCAACACCGGCGACCCGGACGTGCCGTACCAGGACGCGGTGGCCCTGGCCGCCACGCTCGACTCCGGCCACCTGCTCACCTACCGAGCGAACCGGCACGTCGCGTTCCTCAGCAGCCGTTGCGCGAGCGCGGTGATGGTCGACTACCTCATCGGGACGGCCCTGCCCTCGGACGGGGTCGTCTGCGACGACGAGCCGGCGACACCGGCGCCCGCTGCGTAA
- a CDS encoding long-chain-fatty-acid--CoA ligase → MLNLSMVLEDSARSYPDHVALVSGEREMTYAAVDAEANRVAGLLVERGVEPGDRIALACPNLMEYPIVYYGALKAGAVVVPLNVTLRSQEIAYHLADSGAKAFFCFEGSAALPVGAEGRTAFDQVDSCRDFFVISAAPGAGTLVTALAGRSPVFETVLRRETDPVMILYTSGTSGRPKGALLSHTNLLFNVVAADMLLGNAPRRDTHLVTLPLFHSFATTIHLNTGFASASTLVLLPRFDPAAVADILMTRGITFFAGVPTMYWALLNVPAERLDAAAVGRLRVAVSAGSALPVTIIEEFTKRFGVTILESYGLSETSPAATITRPGNPPRPGSIGVPIWGVDLKLVDEDGATVEGPDRVGEILIRGHNVMLGYHERPEETAQALRGGWMHTGDLGRRDADGWYYVVDRLTDMIIRGGANVYPREVEEMLMEHEAVSLAAVIGVPDPALGEEVKAVIVRGPGHLVTEDELVAWARQRMAGYKYPRSVEFVAEIPLTATGKPLKRALR, encoded by the coding sequence GTGCTCAACCTATCGATGGTTCTGGAAGACAGCGCCCGTTCGTACCCGGATCATGTCGCTCTGGTCTCGGGGGAGCGGGAGATGACCTATGCCGCGGTCGACGCCGAAGCCAATCGGGTGGCCGGGCTGCTTGTCGAACGCGGTGTCGAGCCGGGTGACCGGATCGCGCTGGCCTGCCCGAACCTGATGGAGTACCCGATCGTCTACTACGGCGCCCTCAAAGCCGGTGCCGTGGTCGTGCCGCTGAACGTGACGTTGCGCAGCCAGGAGATCGCCTACCATCTGGCGGACTCGGGAGCGAAAGCGTTCTTCTGCTTCGAAGGTAGCGCGGCACTGCCGGTCGGGGCCGAGGGCCGGACCGCGTTCGACCAGGTCGACTCCTGCCGGGACTTCTTCGTGATCAGCGCCGCTCCGGGCGCCGGGACGCTGGTGACCGCGCTGGCCGGGCGGTCGCCGGTCTTCGAGACGGTGCTGCGCCGGGAGACCGACCCGGTGATGATCCTCTACACCAGCGGTACGTCGGGCCGGCCCAAGGGCGCTCTGCTCTCGCACACGAACCTGCTGTTCAACGTGGTCGCCGCCGACATGCTGCTGGGCAACGCGCCGCGCCGTGACACGCATCTGGTGACGTTGCCGTTGTTCCATTCGTTCGCCACCACGATCCACCTCAACACCGGCTTCGCCAGCGCCTCGACGCTGGTGCTGCTGCCCCGGTTCGATCCGGCGGCGGTCGCCGACATCCTGATGACCCGTGGGATCACCTTCTTCGCGGGCGTGCCGACCATGTACTGGGCGCTGCTCAACGTGCCCGCCGAGCGCCTGGACGCCGCAGCCGTGGGGCGCCTGCGGGTCGCGGTGTCGGCCGGGTCGGCGCTGCCCGTGACGATCATCGAGGAGTTCACGAAGCGGTTCGGGGTGACGATCCTCGAGTCGTACGGGTTGTCCGAGACCTCACCGGCGGCCACCATCACGCGTCCGGGGAATCCGCCACGGCCCGGCTCGATCGGCGTGCCGATCTGGGGCGTGGACCTCAAGCTGGTCGACGAGGACGGGGCGACCGTCGAGGGCCCGGACCGGGTCGGCGAGATCCTGATCCGCGGGCACAACGTCATGCTCGGCTATCACGAACGGCCGGAGGAGACCGCGCAGGCCCTGCGCGGTGGCTGGATGCACACCGGTGACCTGGGCCGACGGGACGCCGACGGCTGGTACTACGTGGTCGACCGGCTCACCGACATGATCATTCGCGGCGGTGCGAACGTCTACCCGCGCGAGGTCGAGGAGATGCTGATGGAGCACGAGGCCGTCTCGCTCGCCGCGGTCATCGGGGTGCCCGACCCGGCACTCGGCGAAGAGGTCAAGGCGGTGATCGTCCGCGGGCCGGGCCACCTTGTCACCGAGGACGAACTGGTGGCGTGGGCCCGGCAGCGGATGGCCGGCTACAAATATCCGCGGTCGGTCGAGTTCGTCGCCGAGATCCCGCTCACCGCGACCGGGAAGCCGCTGAAGCGCGCGCTGCGCTGA
- a CDS encoding alpha/beta fold hydrolase has product MRRPGRTHEVRVGELTLICHVHGRGPLCVVHPGGPGPHGEYLRIPLAERELTMAYLEPAGSGWSGTLGTDVEHLHTVIERLGGDPVFVLGHGHGGLVAQSYAMTHPGRPAGLILYGTTPVAVRAVNGRPVGTARNRPIRTPTLILAGAHDDVAPPDAAGELHAGITGSRLAVFERSGHLAHVEEAERFAHLLIEFTRRISGPYRAAG; this is encoded by the coding sequence ATGAGACGTCCGGGAAGAACGCACGAGGTGCGCGTCGGTGAGCTGACGCTGATCTGTCACGTCCACGGGCGTGGGCCGCTGTGCGTCGTGCATCCGGGCGGCCCGGGGCCGCACGGTGAGTACCTGCGCATCCCGCTGGCCGAGCGCGAGCTGACGATGGCCTATCTCGAACCGGCGGGCAGCGGCTGGTCCGGCACTCTCGGCACGGACGTCGAACACCTGCACACCGTGATCGAGCGGTTGGGTGGCGACCCGGTCTTCGTTCTCGGTCACGGCCACGGCGGCCTCGTCGCGCAGAGTTACGCGATGACCCATCCGGGCCGACCAGCGGGCCTGATCCTGTACGGGACGACACCGGTCGCCGTCCGGGCCGTCAACGGCCGTCCGGTAGGTACTGCCCGGAACCGGCCGATCAGAACCCCCACCCTGATCCTCGCCGGCGCGCACGACGACGTCGCACCGCCCGATGCCGCTGGCGAGTTGCACGCCGGCATAACGGGGTCCCGGCTGGCCGTGTTCGAACGCAGCGGCCACCTCGCCCACGTGGAGGAAGCCGAACGCTTCGCCCATCTGCTGATCGAGTTCACCCGCCGGATCTCCGGCCCCTACCGGGCCGCCGGCTGA
- a CDS encoding helix-turn-helix transcriptional regulator: MSRVVVRSSDALSREGLTSLLKASPDLAVLPETEAAQAQVLVVCCDRLSSEVIVMLRLSAAETGVPVVLVVAELTETDLLVALECRVVAVLPRAAVTAERLVQAVSAAATGGGVLPPNLVGELLKHLERLQREVLTPQGLDASGLTPREVDVLRLMADGLDTNEIADTLCYSERTVKNVIYNMTSRLRLRNRSHAVAYAMRLGMI, translated from the coding sequence GTGTCTCGGGTGGTCGTACGTTCGTCGGATGCACTGAGCCGGGAAGGCCTCACCAGCTTGCTGAAAGCAAGCCCGGACCTGGCCGTCCTCCCCGAGACCGAAGCGGCGCAGGCGCAGGTGCTCGTCGTCTGCTGCGACCGGCTCAGTTCCGAGGTGATCGTCATGTTGCGCCTGTCGGCCGCCGAGACCGGCGTGCCGGTGGTGCTGGTGGTCGCCGAGTTGACCGAGACCGATCTGCTCGTCGCCCTCGAGTGCCGCGTGGTCGCGGTCCTGCCCCGGGCCGCGGTCACCGCGGAGCGGCTGGTCCAGGCCGTGTCCGCGGCGGCCACCGGTGGCGGGGTGCTGCCGCCCAACCTCGTCGGCGAGCTGCTCAAACATCTGGAGCGGCTGCAGCGTGAGGTCCTGACGCCGCAGGGCCTGGACGCGTCCGGTCTCACCCCGCGGGAGGTGGACGTGCTGCGGCTGATGGCCGACGGCCTCGACACCAACGAGATCGCCGACACGTTGTGCTATTCCGAGCGCACGGTCAAGAACGTCATCTACAACATGACCAGCCGCCTGCGCCTGCGGAACCGTTCGCACGCGGTGGCGTACGCCATGCGTCTCGGCATGATCTGA
- a CDS encoding helix-turn-helix transcriptional regulator, with protein sequence MIKTPVPVAVVSASATMRAGLVRLAAQTPALQVTHQLAAPARLPPPPAGPSLAIVDVTTLRTAVLNRRLRSLVPARTRTVLVCRPDEPPSIPEAIRAGVRAMILPDGSAHDLWVAVDTAVRDSVYISAGLVGGVLGGSGDEAARLCPREVEALRMLAEGLTNPAIGQRMGVAVATADTYARNIRTKLNVGTRTQLVARAIELGYLTG encoded by the coding sequence ATGATCAAGACGCCCGTACCGGTCGCCGTGGTGTCGGCGTCGGCGACCATGCGTGCCGGGCTGGTCCGTCTCGCCGCTCAGACGCCCGCCCTCCAGGTGACCCATCAACTCGCGGCACCGGCCCGGCTCCCACCACCACCGGCCGGCCCGTCGCTGGCGATCGTGGACGTCACCACGTTGCGTACCGCCGTACTGAACAGGCGTCTGCGGTCGCTGGTTCCGGCCCGTACTCGCACTGTGCTGGTCTGCCGCCCGGACGAGCCGCCGTCGATCCCGGAGGCGATCCGGGCCGGGGTACGCGCGATGATCCTGCCGGACGGTTCCGCTCACGATCTGTGGGTCGCCGTGGACACCGCGGTGCGCGACAGCGTCTACATCAGCGCCGGACTGGTCGGCGGGGTGCTCGGCGGTTCCGGCGACGAGGCGGCACGGCTGTGCCCCCGCGAGGTGGAGGCACTGAGGATGCTGGCCGAAGGCCTGACCAACCCGGCGATCGGCCAGCGCATGGGAGTGGCGGTGGCGACGGCCGACACCTACGCCCGGAACATCCGGACGAAACTGAACGTCGGGACCCGAACCCAGCTGGTGGCCCGCGCGATCGAACTGGGCTATCTGACCGGCTGA
- a CDS encoding alpha/beta fold hydrolase — translation MTKPTIVLVHGAWADASSWNAVAAQLRGQGFTVLAPPNALRGVESDAGYLSSFLAQRTTGPVVLAGHSYGGVVISNAAGTGGDVRALVYVNAFIPAEGESIFGILGGSGSALDVPDPTTVLDVVGYPGAPEGDAEAFLKPDTVFRYFAQDLPEADVWNVVTGQRPITLSANAAPTTTAAWRTLPSWAVVGTDDLVIPAATQRSLAERAGSKISDVAASHVSLVSQPAASVEAILAAAAHVGA, via the coding sequence ATGACCAAGCCGACCATCGTTCTCGTGCACGGCGCCTGGGCCGACGCGTCCAGCTGGAACGCCGTCGCGGCTCAGCTGCGCGGCCAGGGGTTCACCGTGCTGGCCCCGCCGAACGCGCTGCGCGGAGTGGAGTCCGACGCCGGATACCTGTCCTCGTTCCTCGCCCAGCGCACGACCGGCCCGGTGGTGCTCGCCGGCCACTCGTACGGCGGCGTGGTGATCAGCAACGCGGCCGGCACCGGCGGTGACGTGCGGGCACTGGTCTATGTGAACGCGTTCATCCCGGCCGAGGGCGAGAGCATCTTCGGCATTCTGGGTGGATCGGGATCGGCTCTCGACGTCCCGGACCCGACGACGGTGCTCGACGTCGTCGGCTACCCGGGTGCGCCGGAGGGCGACGCGGAGGCCTTCCTGAAGCCGGACACCGTGTTCCGCTATTTCGCCCAGGACCTGCCGGAGGCGGACGTCTGGAACGTCGTCACCGGCCAGCGGCCGATCACGCTCAGCGCCAACGCCGCCCCGACCACCACGGCGGCCTGGCGCACCCTGCCGAGCTGGGCCGTCGTCGGCACCGACGACCTGGTGATCCCGGCCGCCACCCAGCGGTCACTCGCCGAACGAGCCGGTTCGAAGATCTCCGACGTGGCGGCGTCGCACGTGTCGCTGGTGTCCCAGCCGGCAGCGTCCGTCGAGGCGATCCTCGCGGCGGCCGCCCACGTGGGCGCCTGA
- a CDS encoding S8 family peptidase: MRLFPIGGVVAVLTAFAVVPSAPAQARTTSTPPGPTTITLITGDTVTVRPGGTAVQAPEGAHVTTVGPDTYVYPDGVLPYISTGLLDKRLFNITYLLREGYADDKAAALPVILGYSGDAAAKKRVLPEASTDVRALPSINGRAVTTDRSRAGDFWSDLTAVPATGFANGISKVWLDGRVHASLADSVAQIGAPAVWAGGNTGGGVDVAVLDTGVDTGHPDLAGRIESTASFVPGEDVTDGHGHGTHVASTIAGTGAASGGTERGVAPGADLEIGKVLNNGGEGYDSWIISGMEWAARDRKAKVISMSLGGGPTDGTDPMSVAVNELSAETGALFVIAAGNSGPAETTVGSPGAADAALTVGAVDANDQLAEFSSRGPRLVDGALKPEITAPGVDILAARSQYSTEGEGFYRTMSGTSMATPHVAGAAALLAAQHPGWTGPQLKDALVSTAKQTPDLSAYEAGSGRLDIAATTTATVFATATAYLGIHPLSDEPTGTAEQPITYTNTGTAAVDLDLRLDGPELIRLSAAHVSVPAGGTATVTVSAELGDVPAKGRFTGSVVASTGGVRVADTVVGLSTEDKPRHLTITPTGRGGEPMPGSIMLLRDGDPAGSYYNFVTFDGGPVDVLVPQGRYAVWMWGEVEGSHGPNSRGMALVSEPTVVVEQDTTVELKAAATREVQAITPKPTATAELRLDYHRELGDTASATDSFMIPRYYDSVWATPGQKARDGKMSVTARWRKTQPILTIGDTFDDLILLPGSTPPAEGTQQIPAVFAGKGTASDFAKVDVKDKIAVVRRGELDDQVELAGKAGAVVLAVVNDEPGRYFDATYRTKLAVVSLSKDGGERLITQLGKGAVSLRVESQPTTDYLYDLVRYWPDGLPKSVTYRPAERDLARVDVDFQSTSDREISERRYDYNPDMPVKVGSTGLMRSDRFRTDWVTAQPGVQWSSDMDDLYSFQLGGSTTYPAGSRTSETWLGAIQRPRINDAVTLPRRDGDRIVAEIPGWGDSGANHAGVAFPDGGEMTATLTQGRTVVEQNAYNWIDSNSGLSPKRLPYRLVATTQRDSTNYPYSTRTRTIWDFVSDAKTSRLPLIQLDYRVDTDLAHRAARSAAITVSPSHLPGAPSTKSITSAALDVSYDDGATWQSQRLRRTAAGWTANLRAPRTAQHVTLRTSAKDKDGNRVEQTITRAFGLK; the protein is encoded by the coding sequence TTGAGGCTCTTCCCCATCGGCGGCGTCGTGGCGGTGTTGACCGCGTTCGCGGTGGTCCCGTCGGCGCCCGCTCAAGCACGCACGACCAGCACGCCACCCGGCCCCACGACGATCACCCTGATCACCGGTGACACGGTGACCGTCCGGCCCGGGGGCACCGCGGTGCAGGCCCCGGAGGGCGCGCACGTCACCACCGTCGGCCCGGACACGTACGTCTATCCGGACGGTGTCCTGCCGTACATCAGCACCGGTCTGCTGGACAAGCGGCTGTTCAACATCACCTACCTGCTGCGCGAGGGGTACGCCGACGACAAGGCCGCCGCGCTTCCGGTCATCCTCGGCTACTCGGGCGACGCCGCCGCGAAGAAGCGGGTCCTGCCGGAGGCCAGCACCGACGTAAGGGCGCTGCCCAGCATCAACGGGCGTGCGGTGACCACCGACCGGTCCCGGGCCGGGGACTTCTGGTCCGACCTGACCGCGGTGCCGGCCACGGGTTTCGCCAACGGCATCAGCAAGGTGTGGCTGGACGGCCGGGTGCACGCATCCCTGGCCGACAGTGTGGCGCAGATCGGCGCCCCGGCGGTGTGGGCGGGCGGGAACACCGGCGGCGGTGTCGACGTCGCCGTCCTGGACACCGGTGTCGACACCGGGCATCCGGATCTGGCCGGCCGGATCGAGTCGACCGCCAGTTTCGTGCCCGGTGAGGACGTCACCGACGGGCACGGGCACGGCACCCACGTGGCCTCGACCATCGCCGGGACCGGGGCCGCTTCCGGCGGCACCGAGCGTGGTGTCGCTCCCGGCGCCGATCTGGAGATCGGCAAGGTGCTGAACAACGGCGGCGAAGGCTACGACTCCTGGATCATCAGCGGCATGGAGTGGGCGGCCCGGGACCGCAAGGCCAAGGTCATCAGCATGAGCCTCGGCGGCGGCCCCACCGACGGCACCGACCCGATGAGTGTCGCCGTCAACGAACTCAGCGCCGAGACCGGCGCCCTGTTCGTGATCGCGGCCGGCAACAGCGGCCCGGCCGAGACGACGGTGGGCTCGCCCGGAGCGGCCGACGCCGCCCTGACCGTGGGCGCGGTGGACGCGAACGATCAGCTGGCCGAGTTCTCCAGCCGGGGCCCGCGCCTGGTCGACGGTGCGCTCAAGCCGGAGATCACCGCGCCCGGTGTGGACATTCTCGCCGCCCGGTCGCAGTACTCGACGGAGGGTGAGGGCTTCTACCGGACGATGAGCGGCACCTCGATGGCCACTCCGCACGTGGCCGGGGCGGCGGCGCTACTGGCCGCGCAGCATCCCGGCTGGACCGGGCCGCAACTCAAGGACGCACTGGTCAGCACGGCCAAGCAGACACCGGACCTCAGCGCGTACGAGGCGGGCAGCGGCCGTCTCGACATCGCCGCGACCACCACGGCGACGGTCTTCGCCACCGCGACCGCCTACCTGGGCATCCACCCGCTCTCCGACGAGCCCACCGGCACGGCCGAGCAGCCGATCACCTACACCAACACCGGCACCGCCGCGGTCGACCTCGATCTGCGGCTGGACGGACCGGAACTGATCAGGCTGTCCGCCGCTCACGTGAGTGTCCCCGCGGGCGGGACCGCCACGGTTACGGTCTCGGCCGAACTCGGTGACGTACCGGCGAAAGGTCGTTTCACCGGCAGTGTCGTCGCCTCCACCGGCGGTGTGCGGGTGGCCGACACGGTCGTCGGGCTCAGCACCGAGGACAAACCCCGGCACCTGACCATCACGCCCACCGGCCGCGGTGGCGAGCCGATGCCCGGTTCGATCATGCTGCTGCGTGACGGCGACCCGGCCGGTTCCTACTACAACTTCGTCACCTTCGACGGTGGCCCGGTCGACGTGCTCGTGCCGCAGGGCCGTTACGCGGTCTGGATGTGGGGCGAGGTCGAAGGCAGTCACGGGCCGAACTCCCGCGGGATGGCCCTGGTCAGCGAGCCCACCGTGGTCGTCGAGCAGGACACCACCGTGGAGCTGAAGGCCGCCGCCACCCGTGAGGTCCAGGCGATCACCCCCAAGCCCACGGCCACCGCCGAACTGCGCCTGGACTACCACCGCGAGCTGGGTGACACGGCTTCGGCCACCGACTCGTTCATGATCCCCCGCTACTACGACAGTGTCTGGGCCACGCCCGGCCAGAAGGCCCGCGACGGCAAGATGTCGGTGACCGCCCGCTGGCGCAAGACCCAGCCGATCCTGACGATCGGCGACACCTTCGACGACCTGATCCTGCTGCCCGGATCCACCCCGCCCGCCGAGGGCACCCAGCAGATCCCCGCTGTCTTCGCCGGCAAGGGCACCGCGTCCGACTTCGCCAAGGTCGACGTCAAGGACAAGATCGCTGTCGTACGGCGGGGCGAACTCGACGATCAGGTCGAGCTGGCCGGGAAGGCCGGTGCGGTGGTGCTCGCCGTGGTCAACGACGAGCCGGGACGCTACTTCGACGCCACCTACCGGACGAAGCTCGCCGTGGTGTCGCTGTCCAAGGACGGCGGTGAACGCCTGATCACGCAGCTCGGCAAGGGCGCCGTCAGCCTGCGCGTGGAATCCCAGCCGACCACCGACTACCTGTACGACCTGGTCCGCTACTGGCCGGACGGGCTGCCGAAGTCGGTCACCTACCGACCGGCCGAACGTGACCTGGCCCGCGTCGACGTCGACTTCCAGAGCACCTCGGACCGGGAGATCTCCGAACGGCGGTACGACTACAACCCGGACATGCCGGTGAAGGTCGGGTCCACCGGGCTGATGCGGTCCGACCGTTTCCGCACCGACTGGGTGACCGCACAACCCGGCGTCCAGTGGTCGAGCGACATGGACGACCTGTACTCGTTCCAGCTCGGCGGCAGCACCACGTACCCGGCCGGCAGCCGGACCAGCGAGACGTGGCTGGGCGCGATCCAGCGCCCGCGGATCAACGACGCGGTCACACTCCCCCGCCGGGACGGCGACCGGATCGTGGCCGAGATCCCCGGCTGGGGCGACTCGGGCGCGAACCACGCGGGCGTGGCGTTCCCGGACGGGGGCGAGATGACCGCGACGCTCACCCAGGGCCGGACCGTCGTCGAGCAGAACGCGTACAACTGGATCGACAGCAACTCCGGGCTGAGCCCGAAGCGCCTGCCGTACCGTCTGGTCGCCACGACGCAACGCGATTCCACCAACTACCCGTACTCGACGCGTACCCGGACGATCTGGGATTTCGTCTCGGACGCGAAGACCAGCCGGCTGCCGCTGATCCAGCTCGACTACCGGGTGGACACCGACCTGGCGCACCGGGCCGCCCGCTCGGCCGCGATCACCGTCAGCCCGTCCCACCTGCCCGGCGCACCGAGCACGAAGTCCATCACGTCAGCCGCCCTGGACGTGTCCTACGACGACGGGGCCACCTGGCAGAGCCAGCGCCTCCGGAGGACGGCCGCCGGCTGGACGGCGAACCTCCGGGCACCCCGGACTGCCCAGCACGTCACGCTCCGGACGTCTGCCAAGGACAAGGACGGCAACCGTGTCGAACAGACGATCACCCGGGCCTTCGGCCTGAAGTGA
- a CDS encoding cupin domain-containing protein, whose protein sequence is MKQRLMLAGALAATVTAATLTVGVPASATPAGPGVSGTIISQRTIGDTDYILREITIPAGQATGWHWHTGELYGRVKQGTLSHFDATCESDGVYRRGSFIQEPSGDGNVHIGVNRGSVAVVLEVLYVLPAGSPLSVDAPNPGCDFQ, encoded by the coding sequence GTGAAACAGAGATTGATGCTCGCCGGTGCTCTGGCGGCCACCGTCACCGCCGCGACGCTCACCGTCGGCGTCCCGGCGAGCGCGACGCCGGCCGGTCCGGGGGTGAGCGGCACGATCATCTCGCAGAGGACGATCGGTGACACCGACTACATCCTGCGGGAGATCACCATTCCGGCCGGTCAGGCCACCGGGTGGCACTGGCACACGGGCGAGCTGTACGGCCGGGTCAAGCAGGGCACACTGAGTCACTTCGACGCGACCTGCGAGTCCGACGGGGTGTACCGGCGCGGCAGCTTCATCCAGGAGCCGAGCGGCGACGGCAACGTGCACATCGGCGTCAACCGCGGCAGCGTCGCGGTGGTCCTCGAGGTTCTGTACGTCCTGCCGGCCGGCTCGCCGCTGTCGGTGGACGCTCCCAACCCGGGCTGCGACTTCCAGTAG
- a CDS encoding pyridoxamine 5'-phosphate oxidase family protein: MPHRYLTALETPSVEAAQQEYGSHTAMRRLIAGWDTDAELGEDEVAFLAERDSFYLGTTGESGWPYVQHRGGPPGFLKVLSAGLLGWADYRGNRQYVSVGNLRSSAKVSLFLMDYAQQRRLKILGEARVVDARRPDAAALVADVGMPGYRAHVERVITVEVHGYDWNCPQHITPRWTQAELTPVLAKLHGELADLRDTNRRLRRELAELRGGAAV; the protein is encoded by the coding sequence GTGCCGCACCGTTATCTGACCGCGCTCGAGACGCCGTCGGTGGAGGCCGCGCAACAGGAGTACGGCAGCCACACCGCGATGCGCCGCCTGATCGCCGGGTGGGACACCGACGCCGAGCTCGGCGAGGACGAGGTCGCGTTCCTCGCCGAACGCGACAGCTTCTACCTCGGCACCACCGGCGAGAGCGGCTGGCCCTACGTCCAGCACCGGGGCGGCCCACCCGGGTTCCTGAAAGTGCTGAGCGCCGGTCTGCTCGGCTGGGCCGACTACCGGGGAAACCGGCAGTACGTGTCGGTCGGCAACCTCCGGTCGTCCGCGAAGGTGTCGCTGTTCCTGATGGATTACGCGCAGCAGCGGCGACTCAAGATCCTCGGCGAGGCCCGGGTGGTCGACGCCCGGCGCCCGGACGCGGCGGCTCTGGTGGCGGACGTCGGCATGCCGGGCTACCGCGCGCACGTCGAACGGGTCATCACGGTCGAGGTGCACGGCTACGACTGGAACTGCCCACAGCACATCACCCCCCGATGGACGCAGGCCGAACTCACTCCCGTGCTGGCGAAACTGCACGGCGAGCTGGCGGACCTGCGCGACACCAACCGACGGCTGCGCCGAGAGCTCGCCGAGCTGCGGGGCGGCGCCGCCGTCTGA